DNA from Campylobacter concisus:
CGCTACTAAATTTCACGCCCAAAATATTTAGTCTTTTTTGCCTTTATTTAGGGATTTTAGCTTAGCATCCATATCAGCTGTAAGCATAGTAAAGACCTTGTTCGTAAGCTCCTGTGTTAAGTCCTTAGCCTCTTGCATTGTCTTTTGGCTAAATTCATTTAAGAGTTTGTCCGCTTTTTTCTTATCTTTTTTATAAAGTTTCACATACTCATCTTCAAATTTAGCCTGTTTTACCGCCAACTCTTTTTCAAATTTAGCGTATGCCTCTTTTACCACTGGCGAATACTTCTCATAGTCAGTCATTACAAGGGTTTGAAGCTTTCTATAAACCCAGTATATCGAAGTGTCATCAGCGTCGTATGAGCCATCTGAGTAGCCTTTTATAAAGCCATCAAGCCCCTCGTAATACGGCAAATAAACGCTAAGATCAGCCATACCAAGAGCGACATAAGTTACGCGTCCAATCTCTTTTGGTAGCCATGGGCGCACCTGCATGACGTGAGACTCGTATGTTCTAAAGACGCTTATAGCGCGGTAGATGTTTTTCTTATCTTCATCTTTACTAGCGTAGTTATCAAACGCAGTGCCGTTGTAGTGGGCTCTCATCGCAGCTTTTAGATCTTCAACACTTAGTTTTTTCTCTGGTTTTAAAAATACTGGGAATTTCTGACCATCGGCGAAGTCTTGTTTTAAGCTTGGGTTAAACATGCTTTGCACCCAGCAAACGCGTGGGTAGTTGTAAGTCACATCTCTTTCATCATCCCTTGTATAAGCCTTTGTGAAGTTAAATTCGCCATCTTTTGCAGGGTCATAAGTCTTGTTATCGATCGCAAATTTAATGACGTCTTTTGCTCCCATGAAATTTGGATCATTCTCTTTATAGTTTTGAAGTCTGCCTTGGTTTGCGGTAACGAAATACTCATCTGGAGCGATCTTTGTGGCGATCCATTTGTGGCCTGTACCTGTTTCAAAGTACCAAAGCTCGTTTGCGTCAATAAATACTACGCCAAAGCCTTCTCCAGCGCCCTTTGTCTCCACTATCTCGCCAAGAAGCTTAACACCCTCTTTTGCACTCTTCATACGTGGCAAAAGCACGTCTGGGATGTCATCTTCTGTGATGCCACTCTCTTCGTTATATGGGTCGATCTTTAAAAGCTCATCTTTTGCGTAAATAGTCTCAGTGCCGCTTAGGCCAACGCCAGCCTCGTTGTAGCCGACCGCTCCGTGAAGTTTTGTATGAGAGTTTGCGATGGTTGTGTATCTCATGCCATCTTTTGGAAGCGGATATGTAAAGTCATTTGCGCCGTCATGTGCCTTTGAGCTATGCATACCAGTTTGGTTTTTCTTTGCTGGATGGATCAAAAAGACTTGTGCCTTTACAGCCTTACTATCTGCACTCCTGGCAACCAGCATGGAGCCGTCGTTTGAAGCTTTATCTCCTACTAAAATGGTAGTGCATGCCAAGCTACTTGTGCCTAAAATCACACTCATAGCGACGATTGATGCAAGAATTTTGCCTTTCATTTTTACTCCTTTAGTAAAATAAAATTTCTTTATGTGATTATACGCCAAATTTAATAAATTAGTTCTATATTTTAAAATCTTTTTAAGTTAAATGTAAATTTATTGCAAATTTTGTCTAAGTGAAATTTAAATTTTCTAAAGGATTTTTCGCTATAATCCAAAACTTACGCAATTGCGTATAAAATTTCAAAAAGGATTAGCATGCCAAAGATGAAAACCGTTCGCGGTGCTGCTAAGCGCTTTAAAGTAGGTAAAAATAAGATAAAAAGAGGCTCTGCTTTTAGAAGCCATATCTTAACAAAAAAACCTAGTAAGCGTATGAGAGATTTGCGTGGCCCACAATACGTGGACAGCACAAATGTCCCAGCCGTTCGCAAAATGCTCGGCGTATAAAGCAGCGTAGTTTTAAGTTTTTGACAAAAAGTCATTCAAACTCCCCCAAATTTAGGGGCAAGACTCACTTCGTGAGCGCCAATTTGTAAAAGGATAAATATGGCAAGAGTAAAAACAGGCGTAGTTAGAAGAAGACGCCATAAGAAAGTTTTAAAGCTAGCACGTGGCTTTTTCAGTGCTAGACATAAACACTTTAGAAAAGCTAAAGAGCAACTAGAGAGAAGTTTAGTTTATGCATACCGCGACAGACGCCAGAAAAAACGCGATTTCAGACGTTTATGGATCGTTCGTATCAACGCAGCTTGCAGACTAAACGACATTAGCTATTCAAGATTTATCAATGGCTTAAACAAAGCTAAGATCGAACTTGATAGAAAAATTTTAGCTGATCTAGCTATGAATGACGCGAAGGCATTTGCGGCACTTGCAAAACAAGCAAAAGATGCTTTGAAATAACACCTTTTCTCCGCTTCGGCGGAGATCTTCTTTTTTTTAAATTTCTATTCAAATTTTTATTAAAATTTATTTTTTGAGATTTTAATTTAGTTATTTTGTATTCAAAATTTAAATAATTGCCACTATAAAATTTTACCTCATCAGCTAGGTGCAAATTTAGTAATATAAATTTGAAAAATTTGCTTATCATTAATAGCCAAACTAGCCAAGAGCAAGTATAAAACTCACCCTAAAAGCTAAATTTCAATACTCGTATCAAAACAGTGTTTCACCGCTCCACTAAATAAAATTTTGCCGTTTTCTAGTCTAAGACCAAGCTCCTCGCCGCTTTTTGGATAGACTTTTAGGCATTGCGCTGCGTTTAAATTTAAAGTAGTGCCGTAAAAGCAAGCCGCCATGCCAGTGCCACAAGCTAGCGTCTCGTCCTCTACGCCCCTTTCGTAGGTTCTAACCTTTAAAACTTCGCCATCAAATTTGGCTAAATTTACATTTGCATTGTATTTTTGACGAAGCGCTTTGCACTCTTTGACGTCAAATTCATCTAAATTTTGCGTGAAATTTACAAGATGTGGCACGCCTGTATCGTAAAAATACCAAGTTTTACCGCCTTCATTTAGTGGCTCGCTTAAAATTTTTGGACTTGTTAGCACAACCTCGATGCACTCATCTTTCACGCTTGCCATCACCTCACCGCTACCAGTTAGCAGAGCAAATTCGCTCGATCTTACAAGGCCGTTTAGATAGGCATATCTAGCGGCCGCACGCGAACCATTGCCACACATCGCAGCGTAGCTTCCGTCGCTGTTGTAAAACTCCCATTTCACACCCTTTTCGTAAGGCAAAAGTACTATTAGCCCGTCAGCTCCTACGCCATTTGTTCGGCTGCAAATTTGCCTTGCTAGCTCGCTTCTATCTTTGTTCAAAAATGTATGAAATATGACAAAATCATTGCCACTAGCGTTGTACTTTGACACTTGCATTATTTTTCCTTTAAAATTACTCTACTTATTTTTGCCAAATTTATATAAACTCAGCCACAAATTTGCCTTAGAAATTTCTCTAGTTCTTGCTCTAAATTTTCTTTATCGCCACTATTATCTATGATGAAATTTGCTTTTTTTCGCTTTTGCTCAATATCTATCTGAAGCTCCACTCTTACTTTTGCTTCTTCTAATTTTAGACCGTTTCGGCTCATTAGGCGGCTTAGCAAAAGCTCTTTTGGTGCGTAAATCACGGCAACATTTTTAAACTCAGCGTAGCGATCCTCTTTTTCAAAAAATAAAGGAATATCGACAAAATAAACCTGCTCCAAATGCTCAAGCTTCGTAGCGCGAGATAAAATTTCTTCCTTTATCTTTGGATGCAAAATTTGCTCTAAAATTTTTAATTTTTTTGGATCATTAAAGACAATGGCACCTAGTTTTTTGCGCTCTATCTTGCCAGTCTCATCTAAAATTTGCTCTCCAAAAAATTTCATTATCTCACATTTACAAATTTCAAGCTGTTCATGAGCGATCACGTCCGCATCAATCACGCTAAAGCCTCGCTCTTTTAGCAAATTTATAGCCGTACTTTTACCGCTAGCAATAGAGCCTGTAATGACATAAGCGTTTGGAAATTTCTGCAAACTCGCTCCATTTTTGAAAATTGATGACAATTTTAGCAACTTTTGGCTAAAGTTTTAAAAAATTACAAAAAAGGGCAAAGATGATAAGCTATAAAGATGCTGGAGTGGATATAGATGCTGGAAATAGCTTTGTTGAGGCGATAAAGCCTTTCGTAAAATCTACACAAACACCAAACGTTATAGGTGGCATTGGGTCATTTTCAGGAGCGGTCAGACTACCAAGCGGATATAAAAATCCAGCCATTTTGGGAGCGACTGATGGCGTTGGCACAAAGCTTCGCCTAGCTATCGACGCTAAGAAATTTGACGGCGTGGGTGAGGATCTAGTCGCAATGTGCGTAAATGATCTCATCTGCAACTTCGCTACACCGCTCTTTTTCCTTGATTACTACGCGACTGCAAAGCTTGAGATAGAGAGTGCCAAAGAGGTGGTAAAAAGTATCGCAAATGGCTGCAAAAAGGCGCAATGCGCACTTATCGGCGGCGAGACAGCGGAGATGCCATCGATGTATGAAAAAGGCGACTTCGATCTTGCTGGATTTGCCGTTGGTATCGCTGAGGCTGATGAGATCGACAGAAGCAAATTTGTAAAAGCTGGTGATATTTTAGTCGCACTTCCAAGCAGTGGCCTGCACTCAAATGGCTTTTCACTAGCAAGAAAAGTGGTAAGCGAGCTTGGACTAAAATTTGATGAAAAAGTAGGTGAGCGAAAGCTCATCGACGTACTTCTTGAGCCAACTAGAATTTACGTGAGCGACTTTTTAAGATTAAAAGATAAGATTACAGCAATGGCGCATATAACTGGCGGCGGCATAGTTGAAAACTTGCCTCGCGTCTTCCCTGCTGGGCTTGGTGCAAAGGTGCAAAAAAGCGCTATAAAAACGCCTGAAATTTTTAAAATCATCGCTCAAAAAGTAGAAGATAGCGAGATGATGAGAACCTTTAACATGGGCGTTGGCATGATCCTAGTTGTGCCTAAAGAAAACGTCGATGCTGCCATAGCTAGCAGCGATGGCTACGTGATCGGCGAAGTTATAAACGGTAAAGGCGTAGAGCTAGTTTAATGCAAGAAAATAGCAAAAAACGCTTGCTAAGGACCGAAGATAAGAGCTTTTTTGATCTTAGCATTTATGAATATATAGGCTGTTTTGGTGTACTAGAAAGCGATATCAAAAAACTTGATTTCTATAATCACTGGTGCAAGGTCTCACGCGCCTCTACTATGCTCTGCGTCACGCATGATAGCGGCGAGAGTGACAACCTAGTCTATCTATATGACTGGGAGAAATTTAGCCGTATCTACATAAATACAGGAAATTGAGTTGGCAAAGCAAAAGGCAAAAATCGCACCTATTTGGGCTAGAGTAAAAGCCTTTATCATCGATCTTTTTATCATCGGTATGCCGATATTTTATGCGACAACATATCTTGTGCTTGATGGCAAAGAGGTATTTTTGCACAACCAAATTGCCATTTTTGGTGCAAATAGCCTGATCTCGCTTATAATATGCCTTTTTTTTAGCATAAAAGCACAAACTCCAGGCTATAAAGCACAAGAAATTTATCTAATAAACCTAAAAACCGGTAGAAAACTAAGCTTTTTTCACACCATCTTGCGCCAAATTTGCTTTGCCTTTGCTGGCTTTAGCATACTTGGACTTTGCCTTTGTTTCTTTAGAAAAGATAAACTAAATCTGCACGACATCATCACTCACTCAGCTGCCGTGCAAAGATCAGAGGGATAAATTTTACTTCGCTCCATGCCAAAGTAGGCGATTTTTGCCAAGTTTTGTATCGATGCTCTCTTTTATGATAGAGCAAATATACTCTTTTGAAAGTTGTATAGACTCCTCTAAGCTCTTGCCCTTTGCTAAAAAGCAAGCAAGTGCAGTTGAGAAGCTACAACCAGTTCCACTCATTACAAGCGGATTAACAAGTGGGGTCTTAAAATTTCTTAGCGAACCATCTTTTTTATAAAGTGTGTCTATACTGCTATCTTTGCTGATATGTTTCTTTACGATAACATCACAAGGCAAATCTTTATAATTATCGCCAAAAAGCACATTTGCCTCATCTAAATTTGGAGTAGTTACTGTAGCTAAGCTCATTAGCTCTTTTAGTTTTGCCACCGCACTATCTTTTATAAGCTTGTGTCCGCTTTTTGAGACGCAAACTGGATCAAGCACTACTTTAGTGTTTTGAGTTAGTAAAAACTCACGCACCACTTCCATAATCTCTTCGCTAAATAACATACCTATCTTAATCGCATCAAAGCTAAATTCTTCCGCAAGCGTATTTAGCTGATCTTTGACAAAACTAGGCTCTAAGCAAACCACGCTTTTTACGGCATCCGTAGTCTCAGCGACCAAAGAAGTTACCGCTGTTGCACTATAACAATTAAGCCTAGCACATGTTTTTATATCTGCTTGAAGCCCAGCTGTGCCACTATTACAAGAGCCTGCGATGATTAGAATTTTTTTCATCGTTTTCCTTTGAAATTTTTGGCTTATTATAGAGGATATTATATAAATTTGAGTTTTTTAAAACAGAAGAAATTTGAGCAAAACGCTCAAATTTATGAAAGTTTATTTAAGTCGTTATCGATATCTATATATATCGTAGTTGCATTAAGATTTGTATGCTCAAAGCTAGGATCTATCATCTGCTTATCGCTCTCTTTATGTTCGTTTATTTTAGCTAAAAAATCATCTTCTCTTAATCCATGCTCATTTGCTAAATTTGGATCTATTTCATTAAAACTAATATTTACGCTAGCCTCATAATTTGGCTCTTCTTGCTCTAAATTGGTTGTACTAAGAATATCATCTACTTTTTCATTTATATGATCTAAAATCGATACATAATCATTGCCAAGAAGCGCTTTAAACAATGCGTCAGTATCTATGCTAGACTCACCAACATCATCGCTTACTACGCTACTGTCTAGCCAAAGAGTATCGTATCCGTTTATTGATATATCTTGTCCATCATTTGCAGTGATTGTAATGCTTGCACTTTCGCTCTCGCCCTTTATAGCCTCTCCGATATATACTTTATCATTTACATCTAAAACTCTTACATGATCATTTTGGTCTATCGCTATAACATCAGATGAAACACTTTTA
Protein-coding regions in this window:
- a CDS encoding C69 family dipeptidase; amino-acid sequence: MKGKILASIVAMSVILGTSSLACTTILVGDKASNDGSMLVARSADSKAVKAQVFLIHPAKKNQTGMHSSKAHDGANDFTYPLPKDGMRYTTIANSHTKLHGAVGYNEAGVGLSGTETIYAKDELLKIDPYNEESGITEDDIPDVLLPRMKSAKEGVKLLGEIVETKGAGEGFGVVFIDANELWYFETGTGHKWIATKIAPDEYFVTANQGRLQNYKENDPNFMGAKDVIKFAIDNKTYDPAKDGEFNFTKAYTRDDERDVTYNYPRVCWVQSMFNPSLKQDFADGQKFPVFLKPEKKLSVEDLKAAMRAHYNGTAFDNYASKDEDKKNIYRAISVFRTYESHVMQVRPWLPKEIGRVTYVALGMADLSVYLPYYEGLDGFIKGYSDGSYDADDTSIYWVYRKLQTLVMTDYEKYSPVVKEAYAKFEKELAVKQAKFEDEYVKLYKKDKKKADKLLNEFSQKTMQEAKDLTQELTNKVFTMLTADMDAKLKSLNKGKKD
- the rpmI gene encoding 50S ribosomal protein L35, yielding MPKMKTVRGAAKRFKVGKNKIKRGSAFRSHILTKKPSKRMRDLRGPQYVDSTNVPAVRKMLGV
- the rplT gene encoding 50S ribosomal protein L20; this encodes MARVKTGVVRRRRHKKVLKLARGFFSARHKHFRKAKEQLERSLVYAYRDRRQKKRDFRRLWIVRINAACRLNDISYSRFINGLNKAKIELDRKILADLAMNDAKAFAALAKQAKDALK
- the dapF gene encoding diaminopimelate epimerase, which gives rise to MQVSKYNASGNDFVIFHTFLNKDRSELARQICSRTNGVGADGLIVLLPYEKGVKWEFYNSDGSYAAMCGNGSRAAARYAYLNGLVRSSEFALLTGSGEVMASVKDECIEVVLTSPKILSEPLNEGGKTWYFYDTGVPHLVNFTQNLDEFDVKECKALRQKYNANVNLAKFDGEVLKVRTYERGVEDETLACGTGMAACFYGTTLNLNAAQCLKVYPKSGEELGLRLENGKILFSGAVKHCFDTSIEI
- the coaE gene encoding dephospho-CoA kinase (Dephospho-CoA kinase (CoaE) performs the final step in coenzyme A biosynthesis.), with the translated sequence MQKFPNAYVITGSIASGKSTAINLLKERGFSVIDADVIAHEQLEICKCEIMKFFGEQILDETGKIERKKLGAIVFNDPKKLKILEQILHPKIKEEILSRATKLEHLEQVYFVDIPLFFEKEDRYAEFKNVAVIYAPKELLLSRLMSRNGLKLEEAKVRVELQIDIEQKRKKANFIIDNSGDKENLEQELEKFLRQICG
- the purM gene encoding phosphoribosylformylglycinamidine cyclo-ligase produces the protein MISYKDAGVDIDAGNSFVEAIKPFVKSTQTPNVIGGIGSFSGAVRLPSGYKNPAILGATDGVGTKLRLAIDAKKFDGVGEDLVAMCVNDLICNFATPLFFLDYYATAKLEIESAKEVVKSIANGCKKAQCALIGGETAEMPSMYEKGDFDLAGFAVGIAEADEIDRSKFVKAGDILVALPSSGLHSNGFSLARKVVSELGLKFDEKVGERKLIDVLLEPTRIYVSDFLRLKDKITAMAHITGGGIVENLPRVFPAGLGAKVQKSAIKTPEIFKIIAQKVEDSEMMRTFNMGVGMILVVPKENVDAAIASSDGYVIGEVINGKGVELV
- a CDS encoding RDD family protein; this translates as MAKQKAKIAPIWARVKAFIIDLFIIGMPIFYATTYLVLDGKEVFLHNQIAIFGANSLISLIICLFFSIKAQTPGYKAQEIYLINLKTGRKLSFFHTILRQICFAFAGFSILGLCLCFFRKDKLNLHDIITHSAAVQRSEG
- a CDS encoding hydroxymethylpyrimidine/phosphomethylpyrimidine kinase translates to MKKILIIAGSCNSGTAGLQADIKTCARLNCYSATAVTSLVAETTDAVKSVVCLEPSFVKDQLNTLAEEFSFDAIKIGMLFSEEIMEVVREFLLTQNTKVVLDPVCVSKSGHKLIKDSAVAKLKELMSLATVTTPNLDEANVLFGDNYKDLPCDVIVKKHISKDSSIDTLYKKDGSLRNFKTPLVNPLVMSGTGCSFSTALACFLAKGKSLEESIQLSKEYICSIIKESIDTKLGKNRLLWHGAK